Proteins from a genomic interval of Ralstonia wenshanensis:
- the rplU gene encoding 50S ribosomal protein L21: MYAVVKTGGKQYKVAAGEKLKVEQIPADVGAEITLDQVLAVGAGDQLKVGAPLVSGAAVKATVISHGRHDKVHIFKMRRRKHYQKRQGHRQNYTELRIDSIVA; this comes from the coding sequence ATGTACGCGGTCGTAAAAACCGGCGGTAAGCAATACAAGGTTGCTGCTGGCGAAAAACTGAAAGTAGAACAGATACCGGCGGACGTTGGCGCAGAAATCACGCTTGACCAGGTGCTCGCAGTGGGCGCCGGCGACCAACTCAAGGTTGGTGCGCCGCTGGTGAGCGGGGCTGCCGTCAAAGCCACCGTCATCTCCCACGGTCGTCACGACAAAGTGCACATCTTCAAGATGCGCCGTCGTAAGCACTATCAAAAGCGCCAAGGGCATCGTCAAAATTACACCGAGTTGCGTATCGACTCGATCGTGGCCTAA
- a CDS encoding MarC family protein yields MEYTFVSATVLLVLITDPLGNIPIFISALRPVAPERRNRVVLREVGIAFVLLLVFMFFGESFLRMMSLTDMSLQIAGGIVLFLIALRMIFPREGAAESQPTGEPFIVPLAIPAIAGPSAMATVMLLVSQAPGRMWTWVGSLCATMAVCAVVLLSATHIQRLVGERTVMAFERLMGLILVAISVEMLLKGIRTFAHQL; encoded by the coding sequence ATGGAATACACCTTTGTCTCGGCGACCGTGCTGCTGGTGCTGATCACCGATCCGCTCGGCAACATTCCCATCTTCATCTCGGCGCTGCGGCCGGTGGCCCCCGAGCGCCGCAACCGCGTCGTGCTGCGCGAGGTCGGTATTGCGTTCGTGCTGCTGCTCGTCTTCATGTTCTTTGGCGAGAGCTTCCTGCGCATGATGAGCCTGACCGACATGTCGCTGCAGATTGCGGGCGGCATCGTGCTATTCCTCATTGCACTGCGGATGATCTTCCCGCGTGAAGGTGCGGCCGAGTCGCAGCCCACCGGCGAACCCTTCATCGTGCCGTTGGCGATCCCGGCCATCGCCGGGCCGTCGGCGATGGCCACGGTGATGCTGTTGGTGTCGCAGGCGCCCGGGCGCATGTGGACGTGGGTCGGCTCGCTGTGCGCGACGATGGCCGTGTGCGCTGTGGTGCTGCTGAGTGCCACGCACATCCAGCGCCTCGTGGGTGAGCGCACGGTGATGGCGTTCGAGCGGCTGATGGGGCTGATCCTGGTGGCGATCTCGGTGGAGATGCTCCTCAAGGGCATTCGCACCTTCGCGCATCAACTCTGA
- a CDS encoding lytic transglycosylase domain-containing protein, producing the protein MPRLFSARLIAAALCAGTLLAGTQAAWAGAQKEEYLADSVRSALSAAVADSRPLRPVFASNDEQLGYLRWLAEMSVRMSGKIPQASVRVELIETAYYEAKRAGLDPALVLGLIQVESGFRKYAISSAGAMGLMQVMPFWTRSIGDNDSRKLFHLQSNLRYGCTILRHYLDMEGGNLYLALGRYNGSRGQPQYPNAVLAAWKRWQYQESSAMTVSAPAEPVVPAARAKALPEVPARNPFSPLRIAGGPAGGS; encoded by the coding sequence ATGCCCCGCTTGTTCTCCGCTCGCCTGATCGCCGCTGCGCTGTGCGCGGGGACGTTGCTCGCGGGCACGCAGGCGGCGTGGGCAGGCGCCCAGAAAGAGGAATACCTGGCGGACTCCGTGCGCAGCGCGCTGTCCGCCGCCGTGGCCGATAGCCGCCCGCTGCGCCCGGTATTTGCCAGCAATGACGAGCAACTCGGCTACCTGCGCTGGCTGGCCGAGATGTCGGTGCGCATGTCCGGCAAGATTCCGCAGGCGTCGGTACGCGTCGAACTGATCGAGACGGCGTATTACGAAGCCAAGCGCGCTGGCCTGGACCCAGCGCTGGTACTCGGCCTCATCCAGGTGGAAAGCGGCTTTCGCAAATACGCCATCAGCAGTGCCGGTGCGATGGGCCTGATGCAGGTGATGCCGTTCTGGACGCGCAGCATCGGCGACAACGACTCGCGCAAGCTTTTCCATCTGCAGAGCAACCTGCGCTACGGCTGCACGATCTTGCGTCACTACCTCGACATGGAAGGCGGCAATCTGTATTTGGCGCTGGGCCGCTACAACGGCAGCCGGGGCCAGCCGCAATATCCGAATGCCGTGCTCGCTGCGTGGAAGCGCTGGCAGTATCAGGAGTCGAGCGCGATGACGGTGTCTGCGCCGGCCGAGCCCGTTGTCCCCGCTGCGCGTGCCAAGGCATTGCCTGAAGTGCCGGCGCGCAATCCTTTCTCGCCACTACGTATTGCTGGCGGTCCGGCAGGCGGTTCCTGA
- a CDS encoding proline--tRNA ligase translates to MKASQFFISTLKEAPADAEIVSHKLMMRAGMIKKLGAGLYTYMPVGLRVIRKVEQIVREEMNAAGAVEVLMPVVQPGELWQETGRWDKMGDELLRFKDRHERDFVMQPTSEEVVTDIARTEIRSYKQLPVNFYQIQTKFRDERRPRFGIMRGREFTMKDAYSFDRDAEGLKVSYQKMYDAYTRIFQRFGLEFRAVAADNGAIGGSGSHEFHVIADTGEDAIIYCPDSDYAANIEAAEAVAPAAPRGAAAEVLTKTHTPGRAKCEAVAEQLGIPLQRTIKSIVLATDVEGGEPQIWLLLLRGDHELNEVKASKVPGLADFRFATEGEILRVFGTRPGYLGPIGTKLPVKVVADRTAAAMSDFVVGANEEDYHFTGVNWGRDLPEPEVYDLRNVVAGDPSPDGKGTLAICRGIEVGHVFMLGTRYSEAMNATFLDENGKTQPMVMGCYGIGITRILGAAIEQNYDARGIIWPASIAPFQVVICPVGYDRSDAVREEADRLHAELVAAGIDVMLDDRGERPGAMFADWELIGVPFRVVVGDRGLKEGKLEFQGRRDEAATAVAPAEVLATLKARLAQ, encoded by the coding sequence ATGAAAGCGTCCCAATTCTTCATTTCCACGCTCAAGGAAGCGCCCGCCGACGCGGAGATCGTCTCGCACAAGTTGATGATGCGTGCCGGCATGATCAAGAAGCTTGGCGCGGGCCTCTATACGTACATGCCCGTGGGGCTGCGCGTGATCCGCAAGGTCGAGCAGATCGTGCGTGAGGAAATGAACGCCGCCGGCGCGGTGGAGGTGCTGATGCCGGTGGTGCAGCCGGGCGAGCTGTGGCAAGAGACCGGCCGCTGGGACAAGATGGGCGACGAACTGCTGCGCTTCAAGGATCGCCACGAGCGCGATTTCGTCATGCAGCCGACGTCGGAAGAGGTGGTGACCGACATCGCCCGTACCGAAATCCGCTCGTACAAGCAGCTGCCGGTCAATTTCTACCAGATCCAGACCAAGTTCCGTGACGAGCGCCGCCCGCGCTTCGGCATCATGCGCGGCCGCGAATTCACCATGAAGGACGCGTACTCCTTCGACCGCGACGCCGAAGGCCTGAAGGTTTCGTATCAGAAGATGTACGACGCCTATACGCGCATCTTCCAGCGCTTCGGCCTGGAATTCCGCGCCGTGGCGGCTGATAACGGCGCCATCGGTGGCTCGGGTTCGCACGAATTTCACGTGATTGCCGACACGGGCGAAGACGCCATCATCTATTGCCCGGATTCGGACTACGCCGCCAACATCGAGGCTGCGGAAGCCGTTGCCCCGGCTGCACCGCGTGGTGCCGCCGCCGAGGTGCTTACCAAGACGCATACGCCGGGCCGCGCCAAGTGCGAGGCCGTGGCCGAGCAACTGGGGATTCCGCTTCAGCGCACGATCAAATCCATCGTGCTGGCCACTGACGTCGAGGGCGGCGAACCCCAGATTTGGCTGCTGCTGCTGCGCGGCGATCATGAGCTCAACGAGGTCAAGGCATCGAAGGTGCCCGGCCTGGCCGATTTCCGCTTTGCCACCGAAGGCGAAATCCTGCGCGTGTTCGGCACGCGGCCGGGTTATCTCGGCCCGATCGGCACCAAGCTGCCCGTGAAGGTGGTGGCCGATCGCACGGCGGCCGCCATGAGCGATTTCGTGGTTGGTGCGAACGAAGAGGATTACCACTTCACCGGCGTGAACTGGGGCCGCGACTTGCCCGAGCCCGAGGTCTACGACCTGCGTAACGTGGTGGCAGGCGATCCGTCGCCGGATGGCAAGGGCACGCTGGCTATCTGCCGCGGCATCGAAGTCGGTCACGTCTTCATGCTGGGCACGCGTTACTCCGAGGCGATGAACGCCACGTTCCTCGATGAAAACGGCAAGACGCAGCCGATGGTGATGGGCTGCTACGGCATCGGCATCACGCGCATCCTGGGTGCGGCCATCGAGCAGAACTACGATGCTCGCGGGATCATCTGGCCGGCCTCGATCGCGCCGTTCCAGGTGGTGATCTGCCCCGTGGGCTACGACCGCTCCGACGCCGTGCGCGAGGAAGCCGATCGCCTGCACGCCGAACTCGTCGCTGCCGGCATCGATGTGATGCTGGACGACCGCGGCGAACGCCCCGGCGCGATGTTTGCCGACTGGGAACTGATCGGCGTGCCGTTCCGCGTGGTGGTGGGTGACCGCGGCCTGAAGGAAGGCAAGCTGGAATTCCAGGGCCGCCGCGACGAAGCCGCCACCGCCGTGGCACCGGCCGAGGTGCTGGCGACGCTGAAGGCGCGTCTCGCGCAATAA
- the obgE gene encoding GTPase ObgE, whose translation MKFIDEARIEVIAGDGGNGSASMRREKFVPFGGPDGGDGGRGGSVWAVADRNINTLIDYRFAKKHLARNGENGRGADCYGAAGDDITLRMPVGTAIYDADTEELIADLTVDGQRLCLAQGGEGGWGNIHFKSSTNRAPRQKTDGKAGERRNLRLELKVLADVGLLGMPNAGKSTLITAISNARPKIADYPFTTLHPNLGVVRTGPSKSFVVADIPGLIEGAAEGAGLGHQFLRHLQRTRVLLHVVDLAPFDESVDPVAEAKAIVGELKKYDAELFDKPRWLVLNKLDMVPEDEREARVKDFVKRFKWKGPVHRISALTHDGTQALVHAIQEYLDELRAEEDAAAAAPDQRLDPSLHNVDHDGQA comes from the coding sequence ATGAAGTTCATCGACGAAGCCCGGATTGAAGTGATCGCTGGTGACGGCGGCAACGGCAGCGCCTCGATGCGCCGCGAGAAATTCGTCCCGTTTGGCGGACCGGATGGCGGCGACGGTGGGCGCGGCGGTAGCGTGTGGGCCGTGGCTGACCGCAACATCAACACCCTGATTGACTACCGCTTTGCCAAGAAGCATCTCGCGCGCAACGGCGAAAACGGCCGAGGTGCCGACTGCTACGGCGCCGCTGGCGACGACATTACGCTGCGCATGCCCGTGGGCACCGCCATCTATGACGCCGACACGGAAGAGCTGATCGCCGACCTGACCGTCGACGGGCAGCGCCTGTGCCTGGCGCAGGGCGGCGAGGGCGGCTGGGGCAACATCCACTTCAAGTCGAGCACCAACCGCGCGCCGCGCCAGAAGACCGACGGCAAGGCCGGTGAGCGCCGCAACCTGCGCCTCGAGCTGAAGGTGCTGGCCGACGTGGGCCTGCTCGGCATGCCGAATGCCGGCAAGTCGACGCTGATCACCGCCATTTCCAATGCGCGCCCGAAGATTGCCGACTACCCGTTCACGACGCTGCACCCGAATCTGGGCGTGGTCCGGACGGGCCCGTCGAAGTCCTTCGTGGTGGCCGACATTCCAGGCCTGATCGAGGGCGCGGCGGAAGGTGCCGGTCTGGGGCACCAGTTCTTGCGCCACCTGCAACGCACACGCGTGCTGCTGCACGTGGTGGATCTTGCCCCGTTCGACGAGAGCGTGGACCCGGTGGCCGAAGCCAAGGCGATTGTCGGCGAACTGAAGAAATACGACGCTGAACTCTTCGACAAGCCGCGCTGGCTCGTGCTGAACAAGCTCGACATGGTGCCCGAGGACGAACGCGAAGCGCGCGTGAAGGACTTCGTGAAGCGCTTCAAGTGGAAGGGCCCGGTGCACCGCATTTCTGCGTTGACGCACGACGGCACGCAGGCGCTTGTCCACGCGATCCAGGAATACCTCGACGAGCTGCGCGCCGAAGAGGACGCCGCAGCGGCCGCGCCCGACCAGCGTCTGGACCCGAGCCTGCACAACGTCGACCACGACGGTCAAGCCTGA
- a CDS encoding CNP1-like family protein: MTTIRGAHRALVPLALAAALALTACGHNRTGDLEDKLLMDPFNDKPFKEDAVTFPAPPVDRDAVPFDVGGRTDSPLRFAIDPKSVSIGKDNVVRYTVLITSKTGARNVNYEGLRCDTAERRIYATLRNDTNQWISNRAVDMNETANTESASMNAYKPATDWQRVGNGGPTDYASALLRSYFCDVRSVAGDGKASTLVQRLGQGGRYFGP, from the coding sequence ATGACGACGATACGTGGAGCGCACCGCGCTCTCGTGCCGCTCGCGCTGGCGGCTGCGCTGGCGTTGACGGCATGTGGCCATAACCGCACCGGCGACCTCGAAGACAAGCTGTTGATGGACCCGTTCAACGACAAGCCTTTCAAGGAAGACGCCGTGACCTTCCCGGCCCCGCCGGTCGATCGTGATGCCGTGCCGTTCGATGTGGGCGGCCGCACTGATTCGCCGCTGCGTTTTGCCATCGATCCGAAATCGGTGTCGATCGGCAAGGACAACGTGGTGCGCTACACCGTGCTGATCACGAGCAAGACCGGCGCGCGCAACGTGAACTACGAAGGCCTGCGCTGCGACACGGCCGAGCGACGCATCTATGCGACGCTGCGCAATGACACCAACCAGTGGATCAGCAACCGCGCGGTGGACATGAACGAAACCGCGAATACCGAGTCCGCCAGCATGAATGCCTACAAGCCCGCCACGGATTGGCAGCGCGTTGGCAATGGCGGTCCGACGGACTATGCATCGGCGCTGTTGCGCTCGTACTTCTGCGACGTGCGCTCGGTAGCTGGAGATGGAAAGGCCTCTACGCTGGTGCAACGGTTGGGACAGGGCGGCCGGTATTTCGGGCCCTGA
- the rpmA gene encoding 50S ribosomal protein L27, translating to MAQKKGGGSTRNGRDSESKRLGVKVYGGQAINAGGIIVRQRGTRTHAGVNVGMGKDHTLFALVDGHVKFANRGEGKKQFVDVVPAA from the coding sequence ATGGCACAGAAAAAAGGCGGCGGTTCCACACGGAACGGCCGCGATTCCGAGTCGAAGCGCCTGGGCGTGAAGGTGTACGGTGGTCAAGCCATCAACGCTGGCGGCATCATCGTTCGCCAACGCGGCACCCGCACGCACGCTGGCGTGAATGTGGGCATGGGCAAGGACCACACCCTCTTCGCGCTGGTCGATGGCCACGTGAAGTTCGCCAACCGCGGCGAAGGCAAGAAGCAGTTCGTCGACGTTGTTCCGGCGGCCTGA
- a CDS encoding 2OG-Fe(II) oxygenase has translation MSTPQPYATMSDALRDWLQRHVTEGFEAESLVASMVQSGYDRAFARRVVDEALTARAPAPVVAPAPTPAADQAVENSNAVHTADGDIPILFALETPRIVLFQHFLSDAECDELIAIGRNRLKRSPVVNPDTGEENLISARTSQGGMFQVGEHPLIAKIEARIAQAVGVPVEHGEGFQVLNYQPGGEYQPHFDFFNPGRSGEARQLEVGGQRVATMVIYLNSVQAGGATGFPKLGLEVAPVKGNAVFFVYKRPDGTLDEDTLHAGLPVERGEKWIATKWLRERPYRRGA, from the coding sequence ATGTCCACCCCCCAACCGTACGCGACGATGTCTGACGCGCTGCGCGACTGGCTGCAGCGTCACGTGACCGAAGGTTTCGAGGCCGAATCCCTGGTGGCGTCGATGGTGCAATCCGGCTACGACCGCGCTTTCGCGCGCCGTGTCGTCGATGAGGCGCTGACCGCTCGCGCGCCCGCCCCCGTTGTGGCGCCCGCGCCGACACCTGCTGCCGACCAGGCGGTTGAAAACAGCAATGCCGTGCATACCGCCGACGGCGACATTCCGATCCTGTTTGCACTCGAGACGCCGCGCATCGTGCTGTTCCAGCACTTCTTGTCGGACGCAGAGTGTGACGAGCTGATCGCGATCGGGCGCAACCGCCTCAAGCGCTCGCCCGTCGTGAACCCCGATACGGGCGAGGAAAACCTGATCTCGGCCCGCACAAGCCAGGGCGGGATGTTCCAGGTCGGCGAGCATCCGTTGATCGCCAAGATCGAAGCGCGCATCGCACAGGCCGTGGGCGTGCCGGTCGAACACGGCGAAGGCTTCCAGGTGCTGAACTACCAGCCCGGCGGCGAATACCAGCCGCACTTCGATTTCTTCAACCCGGGCCGCAGCGGCGAGGCGCGCCAGCTTGAAGTGGGCGGCCAGCGCGTGGCCACCATGGTCATCTACCTGAACAGCGTGCAGGCTGGCGGCGCGACGGGCTTTCCGAAGCTGGGACTGGAGGTGGCGCCGGTCAAGGGCAACGCCGTCTTCTTCGTCTACAAGCGCCCCGACGGCACGCTGGACGAAGACACGCTGCACGCCGGCCTGCCGGTCGAGCGTGGCGAGAAATGGATCGCCACCAAATGGCTGCGTGAACGCCCATACCGTCGCGGCGCCTGA
- a CDS encoding RNA pyrophosphohydrolase — protein sequence MLDREGFRPNVGIILINARNEVFWGKRIGEHSWQFPQGGIKYGETPEQAMFRELHEEVGLLPEHVRIVGRTRDWLRYEVPDKFIRREIRGHYRGQKQIWFLLRMVGRDCDIQLRATEHPEFDAWRWSQYWVPLEAVIEFKREVYQLALSELSRFVQRQARAPLSPYGRGGQHRERDGRDARDHRERSGGQSGRNEPYAQPALTVTTTTVIVETVSVSSPTAPSPNPDDTAPKDNS from the coding sequence ATGCTCGATCGTGAAGGCTTCCGCCCGAACGTCGGCATCATCCTCATCAACGCAAGAAACGAGGTGTTCTGGGGCAAGCGCATTGGCGAGCACTCCTGGCAGTTTCCACAAGGCGGCATCAAGTACGGCGAGACGCCCGAACAAGCGATGTTCCGCGAACTGCACGAAGAAGTCGGCCTGTTGCCAGAACACGTCCGGATCGTCGGTCGCACGCGCGACTGGCTGCGGTATGAGGTGCCGGACAAGTTCATCCGCCGCGAAATACGCGGCCACTATCGGGGCCAGAAACAGATCTGGTTCCTGCTGCGCATGGTCGGTCGCGACTGCGACATCCAACTGCGCGCCACCGAGCATCCGGAATTCGATGCGTGGCGGTGGAGCCAGTACTGGGTGCCGCTCGAGGCCGTCATCGAGTTCAAGCGCGAGGTGTATCAGCTGGCGCTGTCGGAGCTTTCACGCTTCGTGCAGCGGCAGGCGCGCGCACCGCTCTCGCCCTACGGGCGCGGCGGGCAGCACCGTGAGCGCGACGGACGTGATGCGCGCGATCACCGTGAACGTTCCGGCGGCCAGAGCGGCCGGAACGAGCCGTACGCCCAGCCGGCCCTGACCGTCACCACCACGACGGTCATCGTTGAAACGGTGAGCGTATCCTCGCCGACCGCCCCCTCCCCCAACCCTGACGACACGGCTCCCAAGGACAATTCGTGA
- a CDS encoding hypoxanthine-guanine phosphoribosyltransferase, which yields MLSAEQARELWANSEEIVSEDAVRGSLDRMAEEITEKIGDTFPMVLSVMGGAAVFTGMLLPKLAFPLEFDYIHLSRYNNKTVGGEMQWRVAPRESVKGRTVLVLDDILDEGETMAAIRSRIIDMGAAEFYSAVLCEKTLSKSKPLYPDFCGFNVPDRYVFGCGMDAKGYWRNLPTIRALKNT from the coding sequence ATGCTGAGCGCAGAACAGGCCCGCGAACTCTGGGCCAACTCCGAAGAAATCGTCAGCGAAGACGCCGTGCGCGGCTCGCTGGACCGCATGGCCGAAGAGATCACCGAGAAGATCGGCGACACCTTCCCGATGGTGCTGTCCGTGATGGGCGGCGCGGCCGTCTTTACCGGCATGCTGCTGCCCAAGCTGGCCTTCCCGCTGGAGTTCGACTACATCCACCTCTCGCGCTACAACAACAAGACGGTGGGCGGCGAGATGCAGTGGCGCGTGGCGCCGCGCGAGTCGGTCAAGGGCCGCACGGTGCTGGTGCTGGACGACATTCTCGACGAAGGCGAAACGATGGCCGCCATCCGCTCGCGCATCATCGACATGGGCGCAGCCGAGTTCTACTCCGCCGTGCTGTGCGAGAAGACGCTCAGCAAGTCCAAGCCGCTGTACCCGGACTTCTGCGGCTTCAACGTGCCAGACCGCTACGTGTTCGGCTGCGGCATGGACGCCAAGGGCTACTGGCGCAACCTGCCGACCATCCGCGCGCTAAAGAACACCTGA
- the proB gene encoding glutamate 5-kinase — MALHSLIADARRLVVKVGSSLVTNDGRGLDQAAIARWAAQIAALRAAGKEVVLVSSGAIAEGMQRLGWAKRPKEIHELQAAAAVGQMGLAQVYESEFARHSIRTAQVLLTHGDLADRERYLNARSTLLTLLGLGVVPIINENDTVVTDEIKFGDNDTLGALVTNLIEGDALIILTDQRGLYTADPRKDPDARFVDEAQAGTPDLEQMAGGAGSSIGKGGMLTKILAAKRAAKSGAHTIIASGREPDVLARLANGEAIGTQLRAPTGRMAARKQWMIDHLQLRGRVVLDAGAVEKLTAGGKSLLPIGVTEVQGEFARGEVISCVDTTGREVARGLTNYSSAEARLIARRASSEIESVLGYVSAAELVHRDNLVLL, encoded by the coding sequence ATGGCCCTGCATTCGCTGATTGCCGATGCGCGCCGCCTTGTCGTTAAGGTCGGTTCCAGCCTGGTTACCAACGATGGCCGTGGCCTAGACCAGGCCGCCATTGCCCGCTGGGCCGCGCAGATCGCGGCGTTACGGGCGGCCGGCAAGGAAGTCGTGCTGGTCAGCTCCGGTGCCATCGCCGAGGGCATGCAGCGGTTGGGCTGGGCCAAGCGTCCGAAGGAGATTCATGAGTTGCAGGCCGCCGCGGCCGTGGGGCAGATGGGGCTGGCGCAGGTGTACGAATCCGAGTTCGCGCGGCACAGCATTCGCACGGCGCAGGTGCTGCTCACGCATGGCGATTTGGCCGATCGCGAGCGCTACCTCAACGCACGTTCCACGCTGCTCACGCTGCTGGGCCTCGGTGTCGTGCCGATCATCAACGAGAACGACACGGTCGTCACCGACGAGATCAAGTTTGGCGACAACGACACGCTGGGCGCGCTGGTCACCAACCTGATCGAAGGTGATGCGCTGATCATCCTGACAGACCAGCGCGGCCTGTATACCGCTGACCCGCGCAAGGACCCGGACGCCCGCTTTGTCGACGAGGCGCAGGCTGGCACGCCAGATCTTGAGCAGATGGCCGGCGGCGCCGGTTCGAGCATCGGCAAGGGCGGCATGCTGACGAAGATTCTGGCGGCCAAGCGTGCGGCCAAATCGGGTGCGCACACCATCATCGCTTCGGGGCGCGAGCCCGACGTGCTTGCGCGGCTGGCGAATGGCGAGGCCATCGGCACGCAACTTCGCGCGCCGACGGGGCGGATGGCGGCGCGCAAACAATGGATGATCGATCACCTGCAACTGCGCGGTCGCGTGGTGCTGGATGCCGGTGCGGTAGAGAAACTCACGGCCGGCGGAAAGTCGTTGCTGCCGATCGGCGTGACCGAAGTGCAGGGCGAATTTGCGCGCGGCGAAGTGATTTCTTGCGTGGATACGACAGGCCGTGAAGTGGCGCGGGGGCTGACGAACTATTCGTCGGCCGAGGCCCGGCTCATCGCGCGCAGGGCATCCTCCGAGATCGAGTCGGTGCTTGGCTACGTAAGCGCCGCGGAGCTGGTGCACCGGGACAACCTGGTGCTGCTCTGA
- the ffh gene encoding signal recognition particle protein, whose amino-acid sequence MLDNLTQRLARVVKTMRGEARLTEANTAEMLREVRLALLEADVALPVVREFIARVKEKALGEDVITSLSPGQALVGIVQRELTAIIGGQEALEGVGSNIMGGRAAELNLNVTPPAIILMAGLQGAGKTTTVGKLAKWLKENKKKKVLTVSCDVYRPAAIAQLKTVSEQVGAEFFPSQPDQKPVDIAAAALDWAKKHYHDVLIVDTAGRLGIDEAMMQEIAALHATLKPAETLFVVDAMLGQDAVNTAKAFNDTLPLTGVVLTKLDGDARGGAALSVRHITGKPIKFVGVAEKLDGLEPFYPDRMAQRILGMGDILALVEEAQRGVDMEEAQKLAAKIKKTGGFDLEDFKAQIGQMKKMGGLGSLMDKLPAQFAQQAQGANMDQAEKQVRRMEGIINSMTAAERAKPELIKASRKRRIAAGAGVQVQEVNRLLNQFEQMQGMMKKLKGGGMMKMMRAMGGMKGGMKGMFGGR is encoded by the coding sequence ATGCTGGATAACCTGACCCAACGGCTCGCGCGCGTGGTCAAGACCATGCGCGGCGAAGCGCGCCTGACCGAAGCCAATACCGCCGAGATGCTGCGCGAAGTCCGCCTGGCACTGCTCGAAGCCGACGTGGCGCTGCCGGTCGTGCGCGAGTTCATTGCCCGCGTCAAGGAAAAAGCGCTCGGCGAAGACGTCATCACAAGCCTTTCGCCTGGCCAGGCGCTGGTCGGCATCGTCCAACGCGAACTGACGGCCATCATCGGCGGCCAGGAAGCGCTGGAAGGCGTCGGCAGCAACATCATGGGCGGCCGCGCGGCGGAGCTGAACCTCAACGTCACGCCGCCCGCGATCATCCTCATGGCCGGTCTGCAGGGCGCGGGTAAGACCACCACGGTCGGCAAGCTCGCCAAGTGGCTCAAAGAGAACAAGAAGAAGAAAGTGCTGACGGTGTCGTGCGACGTGTATCGCCCCGCCGCCATCGCGCAGCTGAAGACCGTTTCCGAGCAGGTGGGCGCAGAGTTCTTCCCCTCGCAGCCGGACCAGAAGCCGGTGGACATTGCCGCCGCAGCACTGGATTGGGCCAAGAAGCACTACCATGACGTGCTGATCGTGGATACGGCCGGCCGCCTTGGTATCGACGAGGCGATGATGCAGGAAATCGCCGCGCTGCACGCCACGCTCAAGCCGGCCGAAACGCTGTTCGTGGTCGACGCGATGCTCGGCCAGGACGCCGTCAACACCGCCAAGGCCTTCAACGACACCCTGCCGCTGACCGGCGTGGTGCTGACCAAGCTCGACGGCGATGCGCGTGGCGGCGCGGCGCTGTCGGTGCGTCACATCACGGGCAAGCCGATCAAGTTCGTCGGTGTGGCCGAAAAGCTCGACGGGCTGGAGCCGTTCTACCCCGACCGCATGGCCCAGCGGATTCTGGGCATGGGCGACATCCTTGCGCTGGTGGAAGAAGCCCAGCGCGGTGTCGACATGGAAGAGGCGCAGAAGCTTGCGGCCAAGATCAAGAAGACCGGCGGCTTCGACCTCGAAGATTTCAAGGCCCAGATCGGCCAGATGAAGAAGATGGGCGGCCTGGGCAGCCTGATGGACAAGCTGCCGGCGCAGTTCGCGCAACAGGCGCAGGGTGCCAACATGGACCAGGCTGAAAAGCAGGTCCGCCGCATGGAAGGCATCATCAACAGCATGACGGCTGCCGAGCGCGCCAAGCCCGAACTCATCAAGGCGAGCCGCAAGCGCCGCATCGCCGCCGGTGCGGGCGTGCAGGTGCAGGAAGTCAACCGTCTGCTCAATCAATTCGAGCAGATGCAAGGCATGATGAAAAAGCTCAAAGGCGGCGGCATGATGAAGATGATGCGCGCCATGGGCGGCATGAAAGGCGGCATGAAGGGGATGTTCGGCGGCCGCTGA